From one Sulfurimonas sp. HSL-3221 genomic stretch:
- a CDS encoding F0F1 ATP synthase subunit B family protein: MLDISPLLLISTAVVFLILIAVLNGMLYKPLFAFMEKRDQDIQNDLAEIGSNDAEVSALNETANSIISEARLQAAAEREKVIADAKKAAEAAIGAKRAELAKAYDAFEAELATERDNLRSALAAEVPAYVEAVNAKISKI; this comes from the coding sequence ATGTTAGATATTAGTCCACTGCTGCTCATCAGTACAGCTGTTGTCTTCCTTATCCTTATCGCCGTTCTAAACGGTATGCTCTACAAACCTCTCTTCGCTTTCATGGAAAAACGTGACCAAGACATTCAGAACGATCTGGCGGAAATCGGCTCAAACGACGCCGAAGTCAGTGCACTGAACGAAACGGCAAATTCCATTATCAGCGAAGCACGTTTGCAAGCGGCTGCGGAACGGGAAAAAGTGATTGCGGATGCAAAAAAAGCGGCGGAAGCCGCCATCGGTGCCAAGCGTGCTGAGCTGGCCAAAGCCTACGATGCCTTTGAGGCGGAACTTGCGACAGAGCGCGATAACCTCCGCTCAGCGCTTGCTGCAGAGGTCCCGGCTTACGTCGAGGCTGTTAACGCCAAGATCAGCAAGATATAA
- a CDS encoding F0F1 ATP synthase subunit B encodes MKKLLVMTLFVSASLFASSGAEHGATDILPRTVNFLIFAGILWYLLAKPVKGFFTGRAGEIADRLNSIQEKLRASEAEKTAAEARVEEAKTFAAELTATTEKEKEVLKKQIEVQSANEIAVLEKQMKDKENLAERQMVRGVVETVLSDVTAQSTASLDKEKMADIIMKKVA; translated from the coding sequence ATGAAAAAACTGTTGGTAATGACCCTGTTCGTTTCAGCATCGCTCTTTGCTTCATCCGGTGCCGAGCACGGTGCGACAGATATTCTTCCGCGTACGGTCAACTTCCTGATCTTCGCCGGAATCCTGTGGTATTTGCTGGCGAAGCCGGTCAAAGGGTTCTTTACCGGTCGTGCCGGTGAAATCGCCGACCGTCTGAACAGCATTCAGGAGAAACTGCGTGCCTCTGAAGCGGAAAAAACCGCTGCGGAAGCGCGCGTTGAAGAGGCGAAAACCTTTGCGGCTGAACTGACGGCAACAACGGAAAAAGAGAAAGAGGTTCTCAAGAAGCAGATTGAAGTCCAGTCTGCCAATGAGATCGCCGTTCTCGAAAAACAGATGAAAGACAAAGAGAACCTCGCGGAGCGCCAGATGGTCCGCGGTGTGGTCGAAACCGTTCTTTCAGATGTGACGGCACAGAGTACAGCTTCTCTCGATAAAGAGAAGATGGCTGACATCATTATGAAGAAGGTGGCTTAA
- a CDS encoding MotA/TolQ/ExbB proton channel family protein: MFDSLSDYYLKSNSVTLAVLALLALYFIVINWTFFYRYLSLNRWVDKETDSLESLLMGAQGIAANSYLNHFIKSSKRLSAELFDLGLFAGTKEATKGLAILSVVASTAPFIGLFGTVVSILDTFNNIGSASGTMAVIAAGVSDALVATAAGIFVAIFAYTYHQILKRRAYELTGLLQMQRDALMAKETDAA; this comes from the coding sequence ATGTTTGATTCGCTCAGCGACTACTATCTCAAAAGCAACAGTGTCACCCTCGCGGTCCTGGCACTGCTTGCACTCTATTTCATCGTAATCAACTGGACCTTCTTTTACCGCTATCTTTCACTCAACCGCTGGGTCGACAAAGAGACAGATTCTCTTGAATCGCTTTTGATGGGTGCACAGGGGATCGCAGCGAACTCCTACCTCAACCACTTTATCAAGAGCAGTAAACGTCTCTCCGCGGAACTCTTCGACCTGGGTCTTTTCGCCGGTACGAAAGAAGCGACAAAAGGGTTGGCGATTCTCTCCGTCGTCGCCTCCACGGCACCGTTTATCGGGTTGTTCGGTACGGTTGTCTCCATCCTTGACACCTTCAACAACATCGGGAGCGCCAGCGGAACGATGGCCGTCATCGCCGCCGGCGTCTCCGACGCGCTTGTTGCAACGGCGGCGGGGATCTTTGTCGCGATCTTCGCGTACACCTACCACCAGATCCTCAAACGCCGCGCGTATGAGCTGACGGGCCTGCTGCAGATGCAGCGTGATGCCCTGATGGCGAAAGAGACGGACGCCGCGTGA
- the atpA gene encoding F0F1 ATP synthase subunit alpha, with protein sequence MVAKVQADEISSIIKERIENFELNVEINETGKIVSYGDGVAQVYGLSNAMAGEMVEFEDGTQGLVLNLEESSVGVVILGKSGALREGMSVKRLGKLLRVPVGDALLGRVVNALGEPIDGKGPIEATENRFVEEKAPGIMARKSVHEPMATGIKSIDALVPIGRGQRELIIGDRQTGKTTVALDTIINQKGNGVVCIYVAVGQKESTVAQVVRRLEEHGALEYTIIVSATASEAAALQFLAPYTGVTMGEYFRDNARHGLIVYDDLSKHAVAYREMSLILRRPPGREAFPGDVFYLHSRLLERAAKLNDEKGAGSLTALPIIETQAGDVAAYIPTNVISITDGQIFLETDLFNSGIRPAINVGLSVSRVGGAAQIKATKQVAGTLRLDLAQYRELQAFAQFASDLDEVSRKQLERGQRMVEVLKQPPYSPLTAEKQALVIFAGNEGYLDDMPASSVVKFEAELYPFVEASYPQIFENIRSTSKIDDETSALMKKAIEEFKASFVAE encoded by the coding sequence GTGGTAGCAAAAGTACAAGCAGATGAAATCAGTTCGATCATCAAAGAACGTATTGAAAACTTTGAACTGAACGTAGAGATTAATGAAACAGGGAAGATCGTCTCTTACGGAGACGGTGTTGCTCAGGTCTATGGCCTGTCCAATGCAATGGCCGGTGAAATGGTCGAATTCGAAGACGGGACTCAGGGTCTTGTCCTCAACCTCGAAGAGAGCAGCGTCGGTGTTGTTATCCTCGGTAAAAGCGGTGCACTGCGCGAAGGCATGAGCGTCAAGCGCCTGGGCAAACTGCTGCGTGTACCGGTCGGTGACGCACTGCTCGGTCGTGTTGTCAACGCCCTCGGTGAGCCGATTGACGGCAAAGGCCCGATCGAAGCAACGGAAAACCGTTTCGTCGAAGAGAAAGCACCGGGCATCATGGCACGTAAATCCGTCCATGAGCCGATGGCAACGGGTATCAAGTCCATTGACGCCCTCGTGCCGATCGGCCGCGGTCAGCGCGAGCTGATCATCGGTGACCGCCAGACAGGTAAAACAACCGTTGCACTCGATACGATCATCAACCAGAAAGGCAACGGTGTTGTCTGTATCTATGTTGCTGTCGGTCAGAAAGAGTCTACGGTTGCTCAGGTCGTCCGCCGCCTCGAAGAGCACGGCGCACTCGAGTACACTATCATCGTTTCCGCGACAGCGTCCGAAGCGGCTGCACTGCAGTTCCTCGCACCGTACACAGGTGTCACGATGGGTGAATACTTCCGTGACAACGCTCGCCACGGTCTGATCGTTTACGATGACCTTTCCAAGCATGCGGTCGCTTACCGTGAAATGTCTCTGATCCTCCGCCGCCCTCCGGGCCGCGAAGCGTTCCCGGGTGACGTTTTCTATCTCCACTCCCGCCTCCTCGAGCGTGCTGCGAAGCTCAACGATGAGAAGGGCGCAGGTTCTCTGACGGCGCTGCCGATCATTGAAACACAGGCAGGTGACGTTGCGGCATATATCCCGACAAACGTTATCTCCATTACCGACGGACAGATCTTCCTCGAGACTGACCTGTTCAACTCCGGTATCCGCCCGGCGATCAACGTCGGTCTCTCTGTATCACGTGTCGGTGGTGCAGCGCAGATCAAAGCGACCAAGCAGGTTGCCGGTACACTGCGCCTCGACCTGGCACAGTACCGCGAACTCCAGGCGTTCGCCCAGTTCGCTTCCGACCTCGACGAAGTCAGCCGCAAGCAGCTCGAACGCGGTCAGCGCATGGTCGAAGTTCTGAAGCAGCCGCCGTACTCTCCGCTGACTGCTGAAAAGCAGGCACTGGTGATCTTCGCGGGTAACGAAGGTTACCTTGATGACATGCCGGCGAGCAGCGTTGTCAAGTTCGAAGCAGAACTGTATCCGTTCGTAGAAGCTTCTTATCCTCAGATTTTCGAGAACATCCGTTCTACATCAAAAATCGACGATGAGACGAGTGCACTGATGAAAAAAGCGATCGAAGAGTTCAAAGCGTCTTTCGTCGCTGAGTAA
- a CDS encoding OmpA family protein, with amino-acid sequence MKNMLVYSSVVLMLLAGCSSKTPAIDETQTGAESSQMESAADADTVVVDENAGVSDSTIEIGEETMSALESQMDSIYFAFDKFDISMEASSKLQTNAALMQGKAAAFNIKIEGNCDEWGSDEYNFALGLKRAKAAKDALVAEGVNAERISMVSYGESNPVCVEKTQECWAKNRRDDFKLLP; translated from the coding sequence ATGAAAAATATGTTGGTATACAGCAGTGTAGTTCTGATGTTGTTGGCTGGATGTAGCTCTAAAACACCGGCGATCGATGAGACGCAGACGGGTGCGGAAAGCAGCCAGATGGAGAGTGCGGCGGATGCAGATACTGTTGTCGTCGATGAGAATGCAGGCGTCAGCGACAGCACGATCGAGATCGGTGAAGAGACGATGAGCGCGCTGGAGAGCCAGATGGACTCCATCTACTTCGCTTTCGACAAATTTGATATCAGCATGGAAGCGTCCTCGAAGCTCCAGACAAATGCGGCTCTGATGCAGGGCAAAGCAGCTGCCTTTAACATCAAAATCGAAGGTAACTGTGACGAATGGGGTAGCGACGAGTATAACTTCGCCCTGGGCCTTAAACGCGCAAAAGCCGCCAAAGATGCGCTGGTCGCCGAAGGTGTCAACGCCGAGCGTATCAGCATGGTCAGCTACGGCGAAAGCAATCCGGTCTGTGTCGAAAAGACACAGGAGTGCTGGGCCAAGAACCGCCGCGACGATTTCAAACTCCTTCCGTAA
- a CDS encoding F0F1 ATP synthase subunit delta, translating into MEAMIAQRYVKALTSMMDAEALTNTKILFDALADAFKEKAFADIINDPQIGDAAKEELLLAIVAGADSSAVNNLIKLLVEKKRLTVIPAIAESLRLTLAGMNKTYEGKVYSNTAVEASTLAALSSDLGKKMDATITLAFVASDYDGIKVEVEDLGVEVSLSKSRMNAQLVEHILKAI; encoded by the coding sequence ATGGAAGCGATGATCGCACAACGTTACGTCAAAGCCCTCACTTCTATGATGGATGCCGAGGCTCTGACCAATACAAAAATCCTTTTTGATGCGCTCGCGGATGCTTTTAAAGAGAAAGCGTTTGCCGATATCATCAATGATCCTCAAATCGGTGACGCTGCGAAAGAAGAGCTCCTGCTCGCCATCGTAGCGGGTGCCGACAGCAGCGCGGTGAACAACCTGATCAAACTGCTGGTCGAGAAAAAGCGCCTGACGGTTATCCCGGCGATCGCGGAATCACTCCGCCTGACACTGGCAGGGATGAACAAAACCTATGAAGGCAAGGTCTACAGCAACACGGCGGTCGAAGCATCGACCCTCGCGGCGCTGAGCAGCGACCTCGGTAAAAAGATGGATGCGACGATCACGCTCGCCTTCGTCGCGTCGGATTATGACGGTATCAAAGTAGAAGTGGAGGATCTCGGTGTCGAGGTCAGCCTCTCGAAGAGCCGCATGAACGCTCAACTCGTTGAGCACATCTTAAAAGCAATTTGA
- a CDS encoding ExbD/TolR family protein, with amino-acid sequence MLVLLAILMVIAPNIVYEELINLPQGSAQQQMQKKPPVHIVITKEGVILVNKEKFDRLGFIDNFYRFAEQNLDAKSTVTISADRSLDYGMVMSVLAAVKQAGFSEVSLATNG; translated from the coding sequence ATGCTCGTACTTCTGGCGATCCTGATGGTCATTGCTCCGAACATTGTCTATGAAGAGCTGATCAACCTTCCCCAGGGTTCGGCACAGCAGCAGATGCAGAAAAAACCCCCGGTACACATCGTCATCACGAAAGAGGGTGTCATTCTTGTCAACAAAGAGAAATTCGACCGTCTCGGATTTATCGACAACTTCTACCGTTTTGCCGAACAGAATCTCGATGCTAAGTCAACGGTGACGATCAGTGCCGACCGTTCGCTGGATTACGGAATGGTGATGTCGGTACTCGCGGCGGTAAAACAGGCAGGTTTCAGTGAAGTCTCTCTCGCTACCAACGGTTGA
- the tolB gene encoding Tol-Pal system protein TolB yields the protein MRFFIAMMMSVTLMFAADATIEVVKEADSLPSIAVEDASVDFTGTPAKRFFRLLSSDLNVLTLFNVDHHYATTHFDNASILNRAMDYTLRFRLRDDDAAFVADIRLFQDDKVVMQKSYRVANTGMSPFVAHAIAYDINDFFGQAPLEWLKRKIIFARLKGRMESEIVIADYTLSYQHVMIKGGLNVFPKWADEAHSAFYYTSLSGNKPTLFKIDVRTGARNAILSSDGMLVCSDVRRNGRDLLLTMAPNGQPDIYLYDTVTKTAKRVTTYGGIDVNGQFMNDGRVVFISNRLGYPNVFAKRPGEAKIEQLVFYGKDNSACSAHNEYVVYKSRETNDAFGPNTFNLHLISMKTDFIRRLTATGINEFPRFSDDGDAIIYIKNYKQQSAIGVIRLAQNKNFLFPLASGKIQSLDW from the coding sequence ATGCGTTTTTTCATTGCCATGATGATGAGTGTGACGTTGATGTTCGCCGCCGATGCGACCATTGAAGTAGTAAAAGAAGCCGACAGCCTTCCGTCCATTGCCGTGGAGGATGCCTCCGTCGATTTCACCGGCACGCCGGCCAAACGTTTTTTCAGACTGCTTTCGAGCGACCTGAACGTTTTGACGCTTTTCAATGTTGATCACCACTACGCCACCACCCATTTTGACAACGCTTCGATACTGAACCGTGCCATGGATTATACGCTGCGTTTCCGCCTGCGCGACGACGATGCCGCTTTTGTCGCGGACATCCGCCTTTTCCAGGACGACAAGGTCGTGATGCAGAAAAGCTACCGGGTGGCCAACACGGGCATGAGCCCCTTCGTGGCGCATGCGATCGCCTATGACATCAACGACTTCTTCGGCCAGGCGCCGCTGGAGTGGCTCAAGCGCAAGATCATCTTCGCACGTCTCAAAGGGCGCATGGAGAGCGAAATCGTCATCGCGGACTATACCCTCTCTTATCAGCATGTTATGATCAAAGGAGGACTCAATGTCTTCCCGAAATGGGCGGACGAGGCGCATAGTGCGTTTTATTACACTTCCCTCAGCGGGAATAAACCGACCCTTTTCAAGATCGACGTCCGAACAGGCGCCCGCAATGCCATCTTGAGTTCGGACGGGATGCTGGTCTGTTCCGATGTCAGACGGAACGGGCGGGATCTGCTGCTGACCATGGCGCCCAACGGGCAGCCGGATATCTACCTCTATGATACGGTCACGAAAACGGCCAAGCGCGTCACGACCTACGGCGGCATCGACGTCAACGGGCAGTTTATGAACGACGGACGCGTCGTCTTTATCTCCAACCGCCTCGGGTATCCGAATGTTTTTGCAAAGCGCCCGGGCGAAGCCAAGATCGAACAGCTTGTATTCTACGGCAAAGACAACTCCGCGTGCAGCGCGCATAACGAATATGTCGTCTACAAATCCCGTGAGACCAACGACGCTTTCGGCCCGAATACGTTCAATCTCCACCTGATCTCGATGAAGACGGACTTTATCCGGCGTCTGACCGCCACGGGCATCAACGAGTTCCCCCGCTTCTCCGATGACGGCGATGCCATCATCTATATCAAAAACTATAAGCAACAGAGTGCGATCGGGGTGATCCGTCTGGCGCAGAACAAAAACTTTTTATTCCCCCTTGCAAGCGGAAAAATCCAGTCTTTGGACTGGTAA
- a CDS encoding ParB/RepB/Spo0J family partition protein: MAKAKSLGRGLGELLGEIEEAYDHEIPKNAQVVEVPLSQIRPNPFQPRKHFDEKALGELAASIKAHGLIQPIVLVEDVDGYILVAGERRWRASKLAKLKTIRAVIASLDEAQMRQHALIENIQREQLNVVELAQAYEELINLHGLTQEELAAVVHKSRSHITNTLRLLQLSKKSLSALVDGTISAGHAKVLVGLTDKEQKVMVDSIHGQKLSVRETEQMVKRLKSRGEHEVQEKPKAPEYDLGAVRNALSGGGFSVASGTNKITITFRDEQEIARFLDILG, translated from the coding sequence ATGGCAAAAGCGAAATCCCTTGGACGCGGCCTGGGCGAACTGCTCGGAGAGATCGAAGAGGCCTACGATCACGAAATCCCCAAAAACGCCCAGGTCGTAGAGGTCCCCCTCTCACAGATACGGCCGAACCCTTTCCAGCCCCGGAAACATTTCGATGAAAAAGCGCTGGGAGAACTGGCCGCTTCTATCAAAGCCCACGGCCTGATCCAGCCCATCGTCCTCGTCGAAGACGTCGACGGCTACATCCTCGTCGCGGGCGAACGTCGCTGGCGTGCAAGCAAACTGGCGAAACTGAAGACGATTCGTGCGGTCATCGCCTCCTTGGACGAGGCGCAGATGCGCCAGCATGCGCTGATCGAGAATATCCAGCGCGAGCAGCTCAACGTCGTCGAACTGGCTCAGGCCTACGAAGAGTTGATCAACCTCCACGGTCTGACCCAGGAGGAGCTGGCGGCAGTGGTCCACAAAAGCCGCAGTCACATCACCAACACGCTGCGGTTGCTGCAGCTCTCCAAGAAGAGCCTCTCCGCCCTCGTGGACGGGACGATAAGCGCCGGCCACGCCAAAGTCCTCGTCGGGCTGACCGATAAGGAACAGAAGGTGATGGTTGACTCCATCCATGGCCAGAAGCTCAGTGTCCGCGAGACGGAACAGATGGTCAAACGGTTGAAGAGCCGCGGCGAGCATGAAGTACAGGAGAAGCCGAAAGCCCCAGAATACGACCTCGGGGCCGTACGGAACGCCCTCTCAGGCGGGGGGTTTTCTGTGGCTTCCGGAACGAACAAAATCACCATCACTTTTCGCGATGAGCAGGAGATTGCCCGTTTTCTGGACATCCTCGGCTGA
- the atpG gene encoding ATP synthase F1 subunit gamma codes for MANLKDIQRQIKSVSSTQKTTRAMKLVSTAKLRRAEELAKRSRLFAEKTNAMISELASQIECMKIGGIENRAFSEIEAPKMVDIIFVTADKGLCGGFNMQTIKAVRRLMAEFKDEKVKVRLRGIGKKGIEFFSYNQVEMLDEEIGLSSAPDMDRAADFMDASIQDFKDGKIDGVYVVYNGYKNVITQELHVNRIMPVDTEEFDCKDVSKGSLLELEAEDSEKMLDALLTKYAEYNMYYALIDSVAAEHSARMQAMDAATNNAKEMVKKLTVQYNKARQEAITTELIEIISGVESMK; via the coding sequence ATGGCCAACTTAAAAGATATTCAACGACAGATCAAGAGTGTCTCTAGCACGCAGAAAACGACGCGTGCGATGAAGCTCGTCTCCACGGCGAAACTTCGTCGTGCGGAAGAGCTCGCAAAGCGCTCACGTCTTTTCGCCGAAAAAACGAATGCCATGATCTCTGAACTGGCCAGCCAGATCGAATGTATGAAGATCGGCGGTATCGAAAACCGCGCGTTCTCCGAGATTGAAGCGCCGAAAATGGTCGATATCATTTTCGTGACGGCCGATAAGGGCCTCTGCGGCGGCTTCAACATGCAGACGATCAAAGCCGTTCGTAGGCTGATGGCCGAGTTTAAAGACGAGAAGGTGAAAGTTCGCCTTCGCGGTATCGGCAAGAAAGGGATCGAGTTCTTCAGCTATAACCAGGTGGAGATGCTCGACGAAGAGATCGGTCTGAGCTCTGCGCCGGACATGGATCGCGCCGCCGATTTCATGGATGCATCTATCCAGGACTTCAAAGATGGCAAGATCGACGGTGTCTACGTCGTCTACAACGGCTACAAGAACGTCATCACGCAGGAACTCCACGTCAACCGCATCATGCCGGTCGATACGGAAGAGTTTGACTGTAAGGATGTGAGCAAAGGTTCCCTGCTGGAACTGGAAGCGGAAGACAGCGAAAAGATGCTGGATGCCCTGCTGACCAAGTACGCCGAGTACAACATGTACTACGCCCTGATCGATTCGGTCGCGGCGGAGCACTCTGCGCGGATGCAGGCGATGGATGCGGCTACGAACAACGCCAAAGAGATGGTGAAGAAACTGACAGTCCAATATAACAAGGCGCGTCAGGAAGCAATTACGACCGAGCTGATCGAAATCATCAGCGGCGTCGAATCGATGAAATAG
- the atpC gene encoding ATP synthase F1 subunit epsilon yields the protein MDTFKLEVITPNGLIFDNEAVEVTLPGEEGEFGVLPRHASLTTQLKAGVIDIVTAEKRTESIVVNWGVVQVTESKVTVLVDGAVAIRGEGESEIAKVLEDAKKLLSDVSDSKMALASVSAKIESAAHKLL from the coding sequence ATGGATACTTTTAAACTGGAAGTGATCACGCCGAACGGCCTCATTTTTGATAATGAAGCCGTCGAAGTCACGCTGCCGGGTGAAGAGGGCGAGTTCGGTGTACTGCCGCGCCACGCCTCTTTGACCACGCAGCTCAAAGCCGGCGTCATTGACATCGTCACTGCAGAGAAACGCACCGAGTCCATCGTCGTGAACTGGGGTGTGGTTCAGGTGACTGAATCGAAAGTGACGGTGCTGGTCGACGGTGCCGTCGCGATCCGCGGTGAAGGCGAAAGCGAAATCGCCAAGGTCCTCGAGGATGCGAAAAAACTCCTGTCGGACGTTTCGGACTCCAAGATGGCACTGGCTTCGGTCTCAGCCAAGATCGAATCGGCTGCACACAAACTGCTGTAA
- the atpD gene encoding F0F1 ATP synthase subunit beta: MVGKIIQVMGPVVDVEFDGNLPAINEAIEVKASVEGNEYRLVLEVASHLGDGRVRTIAMDMTEGLVRGTEAVATGAPIKVPVGDKVLGRIFNVIGETIDEGDQVTDAEMWSIHRDPPPLVEQSTKTEMFETGIKVVDLLAPYAKGGKVGLFGGAGVGKTVIIMELIHNVAHAHSGYSVFAGVGERTREGNDLYHEMKDSNVLDKVALCYGQMSEPPGARNRIALTGLTMAEYFRDEKGLDVLMFIDNIFRFAQSGSEMSALLGRIPSAVGYQPTLAREMGALQDRITSTTKGSITSVQAVYVPADDLTDPAPASVFAHLDATTVLNRKIAEKGIYPAVDPLDSTSRLLDPQIIGEEHYNVARGVQKTLQKYKDLQDIIAILGMDELSEDDKATVERARKIEKFLSQPFFVAEVFTGAPGKYVTLEDTIKGFKGILEGEYDHMPENAFYMVGDMKEAIEKAEKAKA, encoded by the coding sequence ATGGTTGGAAAAATTATCCAGGTCATGGGACCGGTTGTCGACGTTGAGTTCGACGGAAATCTTCCTGCGATCAATGAAGCGATCGAGGTAAAAGCAAGTGTGGAAGGCAACGAGTACCGTCTGGTACTTGAAGTCGCTTCCCACCTCGGTGACGGTCGTGTCCGTACGATCGCCATGGATATGACTGAAGGACTTGTCCGCGGTACGGAAGCCGTTGCGACAGGTGCTCCGATCAAAGTACCGGTCGGTGACAAAGTTCTCGGCCGTATCTTCAACGTTATCGGTGAAACGATTGACGAAGGCGATCAGGTAACTGACGCTGAAATGTGGTCTATCCACCGCGATCCTCCGCCACTCGTCGAGCAGAGCACGAAAACTGAGATGTTCGAAACGGGTATCAAAGTCGTCGACCTCCTCGCACCGTATGCAAAGGGTGGTAAAGTCGGTCTGTTCGGTGGTGCCGGTGTCGGTAAAACCGTTATTATCATGGAGCTGATCCACAACGTCGCACACGCACACAGCGGTTACTCCGTCTTCGCCGGTGTCGGTGAGCGTACCCGTGAAGGTAACGACCTCTACCACGAGATGAAAGACTCGAACGTACTGGACAAAGTTGCCCTCTGCTACGGCCAGATGAGCGAGCCTCCGGGAGCACGTAACCGTATCGCACTGACGGGTCTGACCATGGCGGAATACTTCCGTGATGAAAAAGGCCTCGACGTTCTGATGTTCATCGACAACATCTTCCGTTTCGCGCAGTCCGGTTCCGAGATGTCTGCACTTCTCGGCCGTATTCCGTCCGCTGTTGGTTACCAACCGACACTGGCACGCGAGATGGGTGCACTGCAGGACCGTATTACGTCTACGACGAAGGGATCAATCACTTCCGTCCAGGCGGTTTACGTCCCTGCGGATGACCTGACTGACCCGGCACCGGCGTCTGTCTTTGCCCACCTTGATGCGACGACGGTTCTGAACCGTAAAATCGCTGAAAAAGGTATCTACCCGGCCGTCGACCCGCTTGACTCTACGTCTCGCCTGCTCGACCCGCAGATCATCGGCGAAGAGCACTATAATGTTGCTCGCGGTGTCCAGAAGACGCTGCAGAAGTACAAAGACCTGCAGGATATCATCGCGATCCTCGGTATGGACGAGCTTTCCGAGGACGACAAAGCGACTGTCGAACGTGCACGTAAGATCGAGAAGTTCCTTTCTCAGCCGTTCTTCGTTGCAGAGGTCTTCACGGGCGCTCCGGGTAAATATGTCACTCTCGAAGACACGATCAAAGGCTTCAAGGGAATTCTCGAAGGTGAATACGACCACATGCCGGAAAACGCATTCTATATGGTCGGTGACATGAAAGAGGCGATCGAAAAAGCTGAAAAAGCCAAAGCGTAA
- a CDS encoding TonB C-terminal domain-containing protein, which yields MKSLSLPTVDDPRDFYLGGVYAVVLFVLIILLFFQLLRGLDKMHSYAMTKSSAVSVSLVDVPLVTSKQNNTPKPVPKQEAAPEPIPEPEETATPVEDISSLFSDIQTQKIVHTKRPDDQKKIDTKRLANLQKRIKTTKKRETTATAEKVKNLSLVRPSQEAGGQSASGGAEVNAYYAKIQATIYENFFPPVNSEGSVSLIRIWISASGKMTRFKVLRPSGEAFFDREVTQLEQRLLRVRFERNPKGNEAVLDVSLVSKE from the coding sequence GTGAAGTCTCTCTCGCTACCAACGGTTGACGACCCCAGGGACTTCTATCTGGGCGGGGTCTATGCCGTTGTCCTTTTTGTCCTGATCATCTTGCTTTTTTTCCAGCTCCTGCGGGGACTGGACAAAATGCACAGTTACGCGATGACAAAAAGTTCCGCTGTCTCTGTTTCTCTGGTGGATGTCCCGCTGGTGACTTCGAAGCAGAACAACACCCCCAAACCCGTCCCCAAACAAGAAGCAGCGCCGGAACCCATACCCGAGCCTGAGGAAACGGCCACGCCTGTTGAGGATATCTCGTCGCTTTTTTCGGACATCCAGACGCAGAAGATCGTACATACCAAGCGTCCTGATGATCAGAAAAAGATCGATACGAAACGGCTTGCCAACCTCCAAAAACGCATTAAAACGACGAAGAAACGGGAAACGACGGCGACGGCGGAGAAGGTCAAGAACCTGAGCCTCGTACGCCCCTCACAGGAGGCCGGCGGACAGAGCGCATCGGGCGGCGCGGAAGTCAATGCGTATTACGCTAAAATACAGGCCACTATCTATGAGAACTTCTTCCCGCCGGTCAATTCCGAAGGTTCGGTTTCACTGATCCGCATCTGGATTTCGGCCAGTGGGAAGATGACGCGTTTTAAAGTGCTGCGCCCATCAGGCGAGGCATTTTTCGACCGGGAGGTCACGCAGCTGGAGCAGCGTCTCCTGCGCGTCAGGTTCGAGAGAAACCCAAAAGGAAATGAGGCCGTACTGGATGTCAGTCTGGTCTCCAAGGAGTAA